Sequence from the Candidatus Izemoplasma sp. genome:
TATCATTTAGAAAGAAACATTCGGCAAAGTTCCGTGTGTTATTGCCAGCCGACTTAGTAATTGATGCTGCAGATATTAATATTACTAATGGTAAAGTTTCATTAAAGAAATTACAGTCTAACAATTTAAAATTAAAGACTGTTAATGGAAATATTAGTTTAAAATATATGACAGATAATCATCATCACCTCACAACCGTCAATGGCAAGATTAAGCTAAGTAATATTACAGCTAAAAAAACATTTGTTTCACAAGTAAGTGGAAGCACGAAGATGAAACATGTTACAGTCGAAAAGGATATTCACGTGCGATCTGTAAGTGGTGATGTTGATTTAAAAGATGTTACGGCTAAAGATGTGGAATATCACTCTGTGAGTGGAAGCTTAAAAGGAAAAGAAGTTTACCCTGAAAACATCAGTTTGCGAAGTGTTAGTGGAGATATATATATCAAAAACACTGATAAAGATCATGATGTAAATATTAAGAGTAAGAAGTCTGTCTCGGGGAATATTACATTTGAGTAAACTATCATAAGAAACTATGATATAATTTAAGGAAGGAGTGATTATATGGAACTTTACGAACAGTTTCAAACAATGGTTAAGAAACGAAAAGCGTATCAGTATGTTTTGAATGTTGTTGGTTGGGATTCTAACACGGAAGCACCAGATAAGGCATTCAGTCAACGCCCTGACATGCTAGGAATTATCAATCAAGAGCTTTTTCAGATGCAGACATCAGATACTTATCAAGATGTGGTAAATGGTTTATATGCTAAATTAGATGATTTAACGGACTTGCAGCAAAGAGAAATTAAAAAGGCAAAAAAAGCATTAGATAAGATTGTAAAAATTCCTGAAGATGAGTTTGTTGAATATGGTAAACTTATCCAATTGTCGCAAAAGAAATGGGAGCATGCCAAAGAAAATAATGATTGGGACGGGTTTAAAGATAATCTTGCCAAGATTATTGATTTCAATCGTCGCTTTGTCGATTACTACGGTTTTGATATGTTACCATACAATGTGCTATTAGATGAATATGAAGAAGGATGGACAATGAACGACTTTGACAATTTCTTCGAGGTATTAAAGACTGAACTAGTTCCCTTTGTAAAAGAAGTTTTAAATAGTGGTAAATCCCTTCATAAGGACTTTATTGATATGTCGTATGACACAGATAAACAAAAGGATTTTTGTGAATATTTAATGGATGTCTTCGCGTTTGATCAAAGCCGTGGACTTATGAAAGAAAGCGTTCATCCATTTACATGGAATACGCATCCAAGTGATGTTAGATTTACAACACGCTATCTTGAAAATTATGTATTTTCAAGTATTTTTGCTGCGATTCATGAAATTGGCCATGCAACATATGAACAACAAGTTGATGAAAAATGGAACGATACCCTTTTAAGTGGTGGAACATCAATGGGGATTCATGAAAGTCAATCACGTTTCTATGAAAATATTATAGGTCGTAGTAAAGCTTTTTGGGAAAAACATTTAACGTCTTTAAAAAGCCGTTTCCCAAAACAATTGAAAGATGTTACAGTAGATGATTTTTATGAAGCAATTAATAAAGTTGAGGCATCACACATCCGCGTAGAAGCTGATGAACTTACTTATCCACTACATATCATGTTACGCTATGAGATTGAAAAGAAATTATTTTCACGAGAACTTGAAGTAGATGCATTACCGCAAGTATGGAATCAGAAAATGAAAGAATACCTTGGCATAACACCTAAAGACGACAGTGAAGGGGTGTTACAAGATGTTCATTGGAGTGCTGGTCTATTAGGGTATTTCCCAACCTATGCTCTAGGGAGCGCTTATGCAGCTCAATTTTATTATAAAATGGCAGAAGACTTAGATATTGATGAGTTAATAAAGAATGATAAGATTAATGTAATAAATGATTGGTTTAAAGAGAAAATTCATCAATATGGTTCTAGTAAATCACCAAAAGAGTTATTAGAAGATGTCACAGGAGAGACGTTTAATCCAATGTACTATGTAAGATTCTTAAAAGATAAATATCAAGAACTGTACTTATAAGATAATCCACGTGGATTATCTTTTTTTTGAGAAAAACGAGATAATGATGTTATAATACGTTTGGAGGCGATATAATGATTAAGGACATTAGCTATCATGACCAGCTTAAAACAAGTTTTGATCAATTAGATAAAGCAGCTTTTTTAACAACTAAGGTCGGTGACAAAGTAAATACAATGACGATTGCTTGGGGTGGAATATCCCTTGTTTGGCATAAAAAAGTCTTTGTTGTGTTTGTCCGTTATACACGAGATACTTACGATATGTTAGAACATTCAGATGCATTTACAGTAAGCATACCCAAAAGCGATACATTAAAAGAGGAATGGGTTTATTGTGGACGGCATTCAGGAAGAGATGTGGATAAAATTACAGAATGTAATCTTACTTTATTACCAGGAAGGCAAGTAAATGTACCGGTTATAAAAGAGTGTGAAACACATTATGAATGTAAGATTATTTATAAACAAGCGATGGAACCGAGTAACATTCCTGATGATGTTAAAGATAGATTTTATAAAAAGCATGATTATCACGTAATGTATTTTGGTGAAATATTGGATTCATATCAAACTAAGGAGTGATCGTAATGGCAGAAATTATAAGTGGTAAAACCTTATCAAAGGCAATTAGAAGTGAAGTTAAAAAAGATGTTACATCTGCAATTGAAAAGTATGGGAAAACGCCTCATTTAGTAGTTGTTCTTGTTGGAGATGATCCTGCAAGTCAGAGTTACGTAAGAGCAAAAAAACGTGCCTGTGAAAAAGCGGGTATTCGTTCCACAACAATTTTAAAGTCAGAAACGATTACTGAAGAAGACCTCTTAAATATTGTAAGTGACTTGAACAATGATGAGGATGTTCATGGTATTTTGGTTCAATTACCATTACCGGATCATATTAACGAAGATACTATTATTGATGCTATTGACATAAGAAAGGATGTTGATGGCTTTCATCCATTAAATATTGCATATTTGCACCTTGGAAGAGATGCCATAGTTCCTGCAACCCCTAAAGGAATTTTGACGATGTTAAAAAGTGTTGATCTCGAGATAGAAGGGAAAGATGTCTTAGTTATTGGCCGTAGCAACATAGTGGGAAAACCCGTATCTGCGCTCTTAACGAGACATAATGCAACAGTTACATTAGCACATAGTAGAACTAAAAATCTAAAGATGAAATCACAGCGAGCAGATATTATTATTGCCGCAGTGGGACGACCTAAAATGGTAACGGCAGATATGGTTAAAGACGGAGCGGTTGTTATTGATGTGGGTGTTAACCGAGTTGATGGAAAACTTGTTGGGGATGTAGATTTTGATGCAATCTCTAAAAAAGCGAAATATATCACACCTGTCCCTGGTGGCGTTGGACCTATGACAATAACCTCATTGCTACAAAATACACTCATTTGTTATGAAAGGATTATGAAGAATGATTGATCGTTACAGTAAAGAAGAGATGCGAGACATTTTCTCTAAACAATCAAAGTATGATGCTTGGTTAAAGGTGGAAATCGCTACATTAAGGGCTTTTTCTAAACTTGGCGTTATTCCTTTTAAAGACGTGAACAAGATAGAGGACAAAGCAAAATTTACTATTGATCGTATAGAAGAGATTGAACAAGAAACGAGACACGACGTAGTGGCATTTACTAGAACTGTTTCGGAAAGCTTAGGCGATGAAAAAAAATGGGTGCACTATGGTTTAACCAGCACAGATGTTGTAGATACTGCAAACGGTATTATTTATAAACGCGCGAATGATATTTTATTTGATGATTTACTAAAACTCAAAGAAGTTCTGAGAACACAGGCACTGAAATATAAGAATACACCATGTATGGGAAGAACGCATGGGATTCATGCTGAGATTACAAGCTTTGGATTAAAATGGGCACTTTGGTATGATGAACTTAACCGCAATATTAAGCGATTTACCACTGCTAGAAAAGATGTTGAATGTGGGAAGATTAGTGGTGCAGTAGGGAACTTTGCCAATACACCACCAACCGTACAAGATGATGTTTGCGAGCAATTAGGACTTGAGAGTGCCTCAATTTCTACACAAACATTGCAAAGAGATCGTCATGCACATTATGGATCAGTCTTAACTCTAATTGGATCAACGATAGAGAAAATAGCATTAGAAATTAGACATTTACAACGAACAGAGGTTAGAGAAGTAGAAGAGTACTTTAGAAAAGGACAAAAAGGATCTAGTGCTATGCCTCATAAACGTAACCCCATTGCCTCAGAAAATATCACAGGCTGTGCAAGAATGTTAAGAGGATATATGGTGACACTTTTTGAAGACATTCCTCTTTGGCATGAACGGGATATTTCTCATAGCTCTGTTGAACGAGTTGTGTTACCAGATGCGATTATGTTACTTGATTATATGTTAAAACGTTATATGAAGGTACTAGAAACATTAACTGTCTTTGAAGGACGTATGAAAGAAAATATCTATTTAACCAATGGCGTAATATTCTCACAACGTGTTATGACACAATTGATAGAAGGTGGGTTATCGCGTGAGGAAGCCTATGATCTAGTTCAACCACTTGCCATGAAGGCGTTTAATCATAATAAAGATTTCATTCAATTAATTAAAGATAATCGTGAAATTAATAAAGTATTATCACAAAAGGCGATTCAAGAATCTTTTGATATAAATTACTTTTTGAAAAATGTAGATAGGATTTATCAACGAGTTGGTATTTCAGAATGAAGATAATAAGAGATTTGTCAAAGGGGATACTGTTTATCACCATCCCCTTTATCTTAGTGATTATTAATGCTAATATATTAACCACAACACCATATTTGAACCTTTCTAAAGGGATATATGACTCCCATGATGACATATATTATAATCATGATTACGCAATCGAACGCATTATTGGATATTTAAATTACCGGTATGATGATTTATACTTTGGGATTGATGCTGAAGATGACAATGTTATAATGCGGGATATTGAAATTAGACATATGGTAGACGTAAAGAATGTGTATACAGGCTTAAGATTAGCAGCATTAGGTAGTTTTATTCTAATGACAGGCTCATTGATGTTCCTTTACAAAAATAAGAAAAATGAGATCATAAATACACTTGATAAAATGTGGATAGGCCCATTATTTTTTATTCTTTTTGTAGGTGGATATATAGTTATTGATTTTGACACTGCATTTACTGTATTCCATAAATTATTTTTTACTAATAATGACTGGATATTGCGATCAGATGATGTATTGATATTATTATTACCAACCACGTTTTGGATGGTGAGTGGAATTATAATACTAATAGGATTGATATTGGAGCTATTCGGAATATATTGGTTAAATAACAAATTTCTAAAGAAACGCTTACAATAGCGTTTTTCTTTTGAAAACGCTTGCAATCTATTGTATTCGTTTATGGGATTTGGTACTATAAAATCAGTTGGTATCATATATGATCGAAAATAAGGTTCGATTGTCTCTACCCTACAGCCGTAAACAGTAGGACTATGATGCAAGAAAAGCGATAAAAACAATTTGGAGATAATTCTCTTTTTTGATTTTTGTGTGGTACTGACTACAAAAAAATTAAAATGGAGGATTTTTTTAATGGAGTTTATTAAGGACTTTTTCAAGTTTGATGAGCGCGGTACAGACTTAAGTACTGAAATCATCGCAGGGATCACAACATTTTTAGCAATGGCGTACATTTTACCTGTTAACAGTACAATGTTAAGTGCGACAGGTATTCCATTTGCAGGTGTTTTCTTTGCTACTGCTGTAGCTGCCGCAATTGCATCAATTTTGATGGGAATTTTGGCAAATATACCAGTGGCTTTAGCGCCAGGTATGGGACTTAATGCTTTTTTCACTTATACTTTAGTTTATGGTGCTGCAGGACTATCTTGGCAAGCAGCATTAGCAGCCGTATTAGTGTCAGGGGTATTGTTCTTTATCATCTCAATTTCAGGACTACGTAAAATGGTAATCAATGCGATTCCGACAGGATTAAAGTATGCTGTTGGGGCAGGAATTGGATTCTTTATCACCTTTATCGGTTTACAAGGTGCAGGAATCATCGTTGGTGGACCAACATTAGTTGAACTTGGTGATTTATCTCATCCAACTGTTCTTCTTGGTATTTTTGGTATCTTCTTGGTTATTATTTTACATGCAATGGGTAACCGATTCGCATTAATTCTTTCAATTTTTGTTACAGCTATTGTAGGATTATTGCTTGGATTAATATTCCCAGATGCATTTACAACAGTTGCACAGTTTTCAACAGGTGAAGAAGTTGATCTATTATTAATGCCTTCTTATAAAGCTGAAGGTCTTGAGGGATTATGGGTTGGTATTAAAGGAACTGTTGGACAAGCCTTCACTGGATTCGGTGAATTATTTAGAAATCCTGGTGTTTTTGGCATTATTTTCACATTATTATTTGTTGATTTCTTCGATACAGCCGGAACATTGATGGCAGTTGGTAATGAAGCAGGATTAGTCGATGAAAATGGTGAATTAATTGGTTCGGAAAATGCCTTATTAGTTGATTCAATTGGGACAATGACAGGTGCTGTCTTAGGGACAAGTAATGTCACTTCTTATATTGAAAGTGCAA
This genomic interval carries:
- a CDS encoding DUF4097 family beta strand repeat-containing protein, producing the protein MKNYLKGLKEEMFKEGLKDEVINEVIKDHEEMIEAALEEGLDETALEEKFGNPKDIAQAISADTTEEESYDDEQGYRLLETYAINGDDIDIEVKLLNESLEVTQGKGTGIEVYVREMPNISEYDIGCDGETFTIKRKNSFFISFRKKHSAKFRVLLPADLVIDAADINITNGKVSLKKLQSNNLKLKTVNGNISLKYMTDNHHHLTTVNGKIKLSNITAKKTFVSQVSGSTKMKHVTVEKDIHVRSVSGDVDLKDVTAKDVEYHSVSGSLKGKEVYPENISLRSVSGDIYIKNTDKDHDVNIKSKKSVSGNITFE
- a CDS encoding carboxypeptidase M32; the protein is MELYEQFQTMVKKRKAYQYVLNVVGWDSNTEAPDKAFSQRPDMLGIINQELFQMQTSDTYQDVVNGLYAKLDDLTDLQQREIKKAKKALDKIVKIPEDEFVEYGKLIQLSQKKWEHAKENNDWDGFKDNLAKIIDFNRRFVDYYGFDMLPYNVLLDEYEEGWTMNDFDNFFEVLKTELVPFVKEVLNSGKSLHKDFIDMSYDTDKQKDFCEYLMDVFAFDQSRGLMKESVHPFTWNTHPSDVRFTTRYLENYVFSSIFAAIHEIGHATYEQQVDEKWNDTLLSGGTSMGIHESQSRFYENIIGRSKAFWEKHLTSLKSRFPKQLKDVTVDDFYEAINKVEASHIRVEADELTYPLHIMLRYEIEKKLFSRELEVDALPQVWNQKMKEYLGITPKDDSEGVLQDVHWSAGLLGYFPTYALGSAYAAQFYYKMAEDLDIDELIKNDKINVINDWFKEKIHQYGSSKSPKELLEDVTGETFNPMYYVRFLKDKYQELYL
- a CDS encoding flavin reductase family protein, whose product is MIKDISYHDQLKTSFDQLDKAAFLTTKVGDKVNTMTIAWGGISLVWHKKVFVVFVRYTRDTYDMLEHSDAFTVSIPKSDTLKEEWVYCGRHSGRDVDKITECNLTLLPGRQVNVPVIKECETHYECKIIYKQAMEPSNIPDDVKDRFYKKHDYHVMYFGEILDSYQTKE
- the folD gene encoding bifunctional methylenetetrahydrofolate dehydrogenase/methenyltetrahydrofolate cyclohydrolase FolD; translated protein: MAEIISGKTLSKAIRSEVKKDVTSAIEKYGKTPHLVVVLVGDDPASQSYVRAKKRACEKAGIRSTTILKSETITEEDLLNIVSDLNNDEDVHGILVQLPLPDHINEDTIIDAIDIRKDVDGFHPLNIAYLHLGRDAIVPATPKGILTMLKSVDLEIEGKDVLVIGRSNIVGKPVSALLTRHNATVTLAHSRTKNLKMKSQRADIIIAAVGRPKMVTADMVKDGAVVIDVGVNRVDGKLVGDVDFDAISKKAKYITPVPGGVGPMTITSLLQNTLICYERIMKND
- the purB gene encoding adenylosuccinate lyase, which translates into the protein MIDRYSKEEMRDIFSKQSKYDAWLKVEIATLRAFSKLGVIPFKDVNKIEDKAKFTIDRIEEIEQETRHDVVAFTRTVSESLGDEKKWVHYGLTSTDVVDTANGIIYKRANDILFDDLLKLKEVLRTQALKYKNTPCMGRTHGIHAEITSFGLKWALWYDELNRNIKRFTTARKDVECGKISGAVGNFANTPPTVQDDVCEQLGLESASISTQTLQRDRHAHYGSVLTLIGSTIEKIALEIRHLQRTEVREVEEYFRKGQKGSSAMPHKRNPIASENITGCARMLRGYMVTLFEDIPLWHERDISHSSVERVVLPDAIMLLDYMLKRYMKVLETLTVFEGRMKENIYLTNGVIFSQRVMTQLIEGGLSREEAYDLVQPLAMKAFNHNKDFIQLIKDNREINKVLSQKAIQESFDINYFLKNVDRIYQRVGISE
- a CDS encoding TIGR01906 family membrane protein, with amino-acid sequence MKIIRDLSKGILFITIPFILVIINANILTTTPYLNLSKGIYDSHDDIYYNHDYAIERIIGYLNYRYDDLYFGIDAEDDNVIMRDIEIRHMVDVKNVYTGLRLAALGSFILMTGSLMFLYKNKKNEIINTLDKMWIGPLFFILFVGGYIVIDFDTAFTVFHKLFFTNNDWILRSDDVLILLLPTTFWMVSGIIILIGLILELFGIYWLNNKFLKKRLQ
- a CDS encoding NCS2 family permease; this translates as MEFIKDFFKFDERGTDLSTEIIAGITTFLAMAYILPVNSTMLSATGIPFAGVFFATAVAAAIASILMGILANIPVALAPGMGLNAFFTYTLVYGAAGLSWQAALAAVLVSGVLFFIISISGLRKMVINAIPTGLKYAVGAGIGFFITFIGLQGAGIIVGGPTLVELGDLSHPTVLLGIFGIFLVIILHAMGNRFALILSIFVTAIVGLLLGLIFPDAFTTVAQFSTGEEVDLLLMPSYKAEGLEGLWVGIKGTVGQAFTGFGELFRNPGVFGIIFTLLFVDFFDTAGTLMAVGNEAGLVDENGELIGSENALLVDSIGTMTGAVLGTSNVTSYIESATGIEQGGRSGLSSIVVGVLFLLSLLIYPLLSVVNGVAVGIDSFDGFIVYSPVTAMALVLVGALMVRQFKDIDWSDKAIVIPSFLTVIFMILTYSIAQGIAVGFIFYPIIMLAQKRYKEVNPVMYVLGLLFLLNFVITAI